Proteins from a single region of Nocardioides oleivorans:
- the xerD gene encoding site-specific tyrosine recombinase XerD: MTLSRALRTYLDHLAVERGLATNTLSSYTRDLGRYDEFLTTQGIDDLDAVTEATVAAFLVSLREGSEAHPPLSSTSAARTVVAVRGFHKFAVSDGLAVADPAAAVKPPTPAKRLPKALPLSDVEAILDAAGAPETLLALRDRALLELLYGTGARISEAVGLDVDDLDQVDGTVLLRGKGGKERIVPVGGYAREAVAAYVTRARPDLVGTGAGGPAMFLNSRGGRLSRQSAWAVLVKAAERAGVTASVSPHTLRHSFATHLLDGGADVRVVQELLGHASVTTTQVYTLVTVDNLREVFATAHPRARE; encoded by the coding sequence GTGACGCTCAGCCGGGCCCTCCGCACCTACCTCGACCACCTCGCGGTCGAGCGAGGCCTGGCAACCAACACGCTGAGCTCCTACACGCGTGACCTGGGTCGCTACGACGAGTTCCTGACGACCCAGGGGATCGACGACCTGGACGCGGTCACCGAGGCGACGGTGGCCGCGTTCCTGGTCAGCCTGCGGGAGGGGAGCGAGGCCCATCCGCCGCTGAGCTCGACCTCCGCGGCCCGGACGGTGGTCGCGGTGCGCGGGTTCCACAAGTTCGCGGTCTCCGACGGCCTGGCCGTGGCGGACCCGGCCGCGGCGGTGAAGCCGCCGACGCCGGCCAAGCGGCTGCCCAAGGCCCTGCCGCTGTCCGACGTCGAGGCGATCCTGGACGCGGCGGGGGCGCCCGAGACGCTGCTCGCCCTGCGAGACCGGGCGCTGCTGGAGCTCCTCTACGGCACCGGGGCCCGGATCTCCGAGGCTGTCGGCCTCGACGTCGACGACCTCGACCAGGTCGACGGCACCGTGCTGCTGCGCGGCAAGGGCGGCAAGGAGCGGATCGTGCCGGTCGGCGGCTACGCGCGCGAGGCGGTGGCGGCCTACGTCACCCGGGCGCGGCCCGACCTGGTCGGCACCGGCGCGGGCGGGCCCGCGATGTTCCTCAACTCCCGTGGCGGCCGGCTCTCGCGGCAGAGCGCCTGGGCGGTGCTGGTCAAGGCGGCCGAGCGGGCCGGGGTCACGGCGTCGGTCTCCCCACACACCCTGCGGCACTCCTTCGCCACGCACCTGCTCGACGGTGGCGCCGACGTCCGCGTCGTGCAGGAGCTGCTGGGCCACGCCTCGGTGACCACGACCCAGGTCTACACGCTCGTCACCGTCGACAATCTGCGCGAGGTCTTCGCCACCGCCCACCCCCGGGCACGCGAATGA